The proteins below are encoded in one region of Sphingobacterium sp. R2:
- a CDS encoding SusC/RagA family TonB-linked outer membrane protein encodes MNNVDLKTVVRLTGKSRLFFSLIVLAGTINHAQSAPKVILESSFLKETKTNQQQLTGKVLDSNGKPIAGVTITVKGTSKSTQSDASGSFTLDAKAGQVLVATSIGYKTKEAFVENSSVSIQMEADQSQLDEVVVVGYGTQRLKEVTSSVAHVSADQFRQSGARNPLDLIQGKVAGLQVSRSGSNPNSGVATQLRGAISVTGSASPLFVIDGIPGGNPDLLQQDDIESVDVLKDGSGAAIYGTSANAGVILITTKRGKPGKSVFNYSNYFRKEFVYNRPDFLTPQEFRDKIASGELNQPDFGHSTDFFEDLINKDNFSQNHNLSLSGGNESTTYRGSVNFRNLEGIAKENSRKEYTVRASINQKGLNDRLNVLMNIATNTNNANLLGGGGWESEATKNPTLSNFNDDGSYRYDRTSTNEFARLFTETSYRKQQTSSLDGKADLSIIEGLKASVFGSVQRNSYIDGAYRALNSEASMEDEDYPGGGYASKSNLLNERYAFEPTLQYNTTVAEKHSITALAGYSYRYEKEEGQSADNRGFINDRFHEDNLSEGQALRDGRANMDSYKNDNTLIAFFGRVNYTYSDKYMAQFILRREGSSKFGANNKWGSFPAVSVGWNISNEDFMQDVDFINNLKLRAGYGETGNTGFSNNASRLTLGGGGKYLYPDGAYRETYGPDRNPNPNLRWETKKETNIGVDFTLFSNKLSGSIDVFQRKTVDLLDTYTTPQPPYIRNNIYSNVGTLSSKGIELALSYRAIERDNFKWNMDFTASTLKNVMDSYSNDIFTVKYKEFGDIGGAGALGNAFTTYEGHRIGEFFGKRFAGFDADGKWLFYNRNGEPVRNDQINNSRDDLNASDLSVIGNAVPKYYLSWTNNFSYKNFDLRVFMRGKFDYDILNTTALSYGNKVWSGNLLRDAFTKYKDIDDTYMYSDYYLESGSHLKIDEVTLGYRFKLKNDSWVNNLRAYMTVQNLATITGYSGNDPDFVLDTGLGNEVNGQRLGIDSRGPYPNTRSLLFGVNFSF; translated from the coding sequence ATGAACAATGTTGATTTAAAGACAGTGGTGCGCTTGACTGGGAAATCCAGGTTGTTTTTCTCACTGATTGTGCTGGCCGGTACGATCAATCACGCCCAATCGGCTCCGAAGGTCATTTTGGAGAGCAGTTTCCTGAAGGAGACAAAAACTAACCAACAACAATTAACAGGTAAAGTCCTGGACAGCAATGGAAAGCCAATTGCGGGTGTAACAATCACTGTCAAAGGAACATCTAAAAGTACACAGTCTGATGCATCGGGAAGTTTTACGCTGGATGCGAAGGCGGGGCAAGTACTGGTGGCGACTTCGATCGGCTACAAAACCAAAGAAGCCTTTGTGGAGAACAGCAGTGTTTCGATTCAAATGGAGGCTGATCAGAGTCAATTGGATGAAGTGGTGGTTGTCGGATACGGTACACAACGGTTAAAGGAGGTTACTTCCTCCGTTGCGCACGTGAGCGCCGACCAATTTCGTCAAAGTGGTGCGCGAAATCCCTTAGACCTTATACAGGGTAAAGTGGCGGGCTTACAGGTGTCCAGAAGTGGTTCGAACCCAAATTCAGGGGTGGCGACGCAATTGCGCGGAGCAATTTCTGTGACGGGAAGTGCGAGTCCCTTATTTGTAATCGATGGAATACCTGGCGGAAATCCGGATCTGCTCCAACAGGATGATATCGAGTCTGTGGATGTGTTGAAAGATGGATCGGGCGCGGCGATATACGGTACCAGTGCCAACGCCGGTGTCATATTGATTACGACCAAGCGAGGGAAGCCAGGAAAATCGGTATTTAACTATTCCAATTATTTTCGAAAGGAATTTGTCTATAATAGACCCGATTTTTTGACCCCACAGGAATTTAGGGACAAGATTGCATCGGGGGAATTAAACCAGCCGGATTTTGGCCATTCAACAGACTTTTTTGAAGATTTGATCAACAAGGATAATTTTTCTCAAAATCACAATCTATCCCTGTCTGGTGGCAATGAATCTACCACGTATCGGGGTAGTGTAAATTTCAGAAATCTGGAAGGTATCGCCAAGGAAAATTCGCGGAAGGAATATACGGTGCGCGCAAGCATCAACCAGAAAGGTTTGAATGACCGATTGAATGTATTGATGAACATTGCGACGAATACCAACAATGCTAATCTGTTAGGCGGGGGCGGCTGGGAGAGTGAGGCCACTAAAAATCCTACCTTGTCAAATTTTAATGACGATGGGTCGTATCGTTACGATCGTACAAGTACAAATGAATTTGCGCGCTTATTTACGGAAACCAGTTACCGGAAGCAACAAACTTCTTCGCTGGATGGAAAGGCGGATCTTAGCATCATCGAGGGGCTAAAAGCCAGTGTGTTTGGATCGGTGCAACGCAATTCTTATATCGATGGTGCCTATCGGGCATTGAACAGTGAGGCGTCTATGGAAGATGAGGATTATCCAGGTGGCGGCTATGCTTCGAAATCGAATTTGCTGAATGAGCGGTATGCGTTTGAGCCCACACTCCAATACAACACAACAGTTGCTGAGAAACACAGCATAACCGCATTAGCTGGTTATAGTTATCGTTATGAGAAAGAGGAGGGGCAGAGTGCAGATAATAGGGGGTTTATAAATGATCGTTTTCATGAGGATAACCTCTCGGAAGGGCAAGCATTACGCGATGGTCGTGCCAATATGGACAGCTACAAGAATGACAATACGTTGATTGCTTTTTTTGGACGGGTAAATTATACGTACTCCGATAAGTATATGGCTCAGTTTATCCTTCGACGAGAAGGTTCTTCTAAATTTGGTGCAAACAATAAGTGGGGAAGTTTTCCTGCCGTATCTGTAGGCTGGAATATCAGCAATGAAGACTTTATGCAGGATGTTGATTTTATCAACAATTTGAAGCTTCGTGCGGGTTATGGAGAAACGGGAAATACAGGGTTTTCCAATAACGCTTCTCGATTGACATTAGGGGGTGGCGGAAAGTATCTATACCCCGACGGAGCCTACCGGGAAACCTACGGACCTGATCGTAACCCCAACCCTAACTTGCGTTGGGAAACAAAAAAGGAGACGAATATCGGTGTTGATTTTACGTTATTCAGCAACAAACTTTCGGGTTCGATTGATGTTTTTCAACGTAAAACCGTTGATCTGTTGGATACGTACACGACCCCTCAACCACCTTACATACGAAATAATATCTATTCCAATGTAGGTACGCTTTCTTCCAAAGGTATTGAATTGGCGCTCAGCTATCGCGCTATTGAACGTGACAATTTTAAATGGAATATGGACTTTACAGCGAGTACATTAAAGAATGTAATGGATAGTTACTCGAATGATATTTTTACGGTCAAGTATAAGGAGTTTGGGGACATCGGCGGAGCAGGAGCCCTCGGCAACGCATTTACCACCTATGAAGGACATCGCATCGGCGAGTTTTTTGGTAAACGATTTGCTGGATTTGATGCGGATGGGAAATGGCTGTTTTATAACCGAAATGGTGAACCGGTAAGGAATGATCAGATCAATAACTCCCGGGATGATCTCAACGCTTCGGATTTATCGGTGATCGGCAATGCTGTACCTAAATATTATCTTTCGTGGACGAATAACTTTTCTTATAAAAACTTTGATCTGAGGGTGTTTATGCGTGGGAAATTTGATTATGACATCTTAAATACGACTGCGCTTTCGTATGGTAATAAAGTGTGGTCGGGCAACCTGTTAAGAGATGCTTTCACCAAATACAAGGACATCGACGATACCTATATGTATTCGGACTACTACCTCGAAAGTGGAAGTCACTTAAAAATTGACGAAGTCACCTTGGGGTATCGATTTAAATTAAAGAATGACAGCTGGGTAAATAACTTGCGCGCTTACATGACTGTACAAAACCTGGCGACGATAACCGGTTACTCGGGCAACGATCCGGATTTCGTATTGGATACGGGTTTGGGGAATGAAGTGAATGGACAACGCTTGGGGATTGACAGCCGTGGTCCTTATCCGAATACGCGGTCGCTTTTGTTTGGTGTAAATTTTAGTTTCTAA
- a CDS encoding RagB/SusD family nutrient uptake outer membrane protein: MKNIVKILMLACVVSASSCTKLDENAYDVIVAEDFYTNKNEVISAVLRPYTHANAWISPSGQDGWWRPAELSADQLAWPTKGRHGEDNGKWKRLHYHTWTVDEGGLNNAWVLMYWGVGLCNSPIDILEKSDVASMGITADEKNQYIAELKLLRALHYLKLMDLFGNIPITTKAPTTAEEPLPEPSSTKEVFEFIEQEIRDNIDLAPKLSRAMLGRMSQATGYAMLVELYLNAEKWSGQPRWDDCIAAADKLISGSGGGLNGAMELDPNIKDAYVPTNDLSKETIFSIAYDYKIADFSAGFPSEFYHFVQSEIYGGGRNGNNGIVLVPGVFGQYAANDLRKKEWFLSGPMVKFVDGKIVEGSEEYKGEQLVFVDYIRRAKSGGTSSTMSDGEENSGIRFNKYKIGNNVVGTVNGVLIPVNENYNNTDWNVYRLSWIYFAKAEALMRKSGGVASQDAVDLINSCKKRAFADTDWAAAQYNTSTLTLDELLAERGREFIFEGFRRRDLIRFGKFHTATWWDHKPTAENKTVFPIPQQQISMNPNLKQNPGY, from the coding sequence ATGAAAAATATTGTTAAAATTTTAATGCTGGCGTGCGTCGTAAGTGCGTCAAGTTGTACAAAATTGGATGAAAATGCTTACGATGTTATTGTTGCAGAAGATTTTTATACAAATAAGAATGAAGTAATTTCTGCTGTATTGCGACCGTATACCCATGCCAACGCTTGGATATCGCCTTCGGGACAGGATGGCTGGTGGCGTCCGGCCGAATTATCGGCCGACCAATTGGCCTGGCCAACTAAAGGACGGCATGGAGAAGATAATGGCAAATGGAAGCGACTACATTATCATACCTGGACAGTAGATGAAGGAGGTTTAAACAATGCCTGGGTACTGATGTACTGGGGGGTAGGCTTATGTAATAGTCCCATCGATATCCTCGAAAAATCTGATGTGGCCAGTATGGGGATTACAGCGGATGAAAAGAATCAATACATTGCCGAGCTTAAGCTTTTGCGCGCGTTGCACTACCTGAAGCTGATGGATCTTTTCGGAAATATTCCGATAACCACCAAAGCACCGACTACTGCGGAAGAACCCCTTCCGGAGCCGTCTTCTACCAAAGAAGTGTTTGAATTTATTGAGCAAGAAATTCGAGATAATATTGACTTAGCTCCAAAATTATCGCGGGCGATGTTGGGTCGGATGTCGCAGGCTACAGGGTACGCAATGCTAGTTGAATTGTATTTAAATGCTGAGAAATGGTCTGGGCAACCGAGATGGGACGACTGTATCGCGGCAGCAGATAAGCTGATATCGGGTAGCGGGGGTGGTTTGAATGGTGCCATGGAACTAGATCCGAATATTAAGGACGCTTATGTTCCAACGAATGATCTATCCAAGGAAACCATTTTTTCTATCGCTTACGACTACAAAATAGCGGATTTTTCAGCGGGTTTTCCGAGTGAATTTTATCATTTTGTGCAGAGTGAAATCTATGGCGGCGGCAGAAACGGAAATAATGGGATCGTGCTGGTACCCGGAGTTTTCGGTCAATATGCAGCAAATGATCTACGGAAAAAGGAATGGTTTTTAAGTGGTCCGATGGTGAAATTTGTGGACGGTAAAATTGTTGAAGGATCGGAAGAGTATAAAGGTGAACAGCTTGTCTTTGTGGATTATATTCGTCGGGCAAAATCTGGGGGTACATCTTCTACCATGAGTGACGGTGAAGAAAACAGTGGAATCCGATTTAATAAATATAAAATTGGTAATAATGTAGTCGGGACGGTCAATGGCGTTTTAATACCCGTTAATGAAAATTACAATAATACCGATTGGAATGTCTATCGATTAAGCTGGATTTATTTTGCGAAAGCCGAAGCGCTGATGCGTAAAAGCGGCGGTGTGGCTTCACAAGATGCGGTAGATTTAATTAATAGCTGCAAAAAGCGGGCATTTGCGGATACCGACTGGGCGGCAGCACAGTATAATACGAGTACGCTGACGTTAGATGAGCTTTTGGCGGAGCGTGGGCGTGAGTTTATTTTTGAGGGGTTCAGAAGGCGTGATTTAATCCGTTTTGGTAAATTTCATACCGCAACGTGGTGGGATCATAAACCTACTGCTGAAAACAAAACAGTGTTTCCGATACCTCAACAGCAGATATCGATGAATCCCAACTTAAAACAAAATCCTGGTTACTAG
- a CDS encoding RagB/SusD family nutrient uptake outer membrane protein — MKRHFTYIIALLVASSTALMTQSCKDDFFELVDHGGLDARIWENEGAIEYYLAGTYSMIMPSHPHEVTTNDMQMHYASDENYFSGTNAASKKVLGLSGEITLNDVKYIATKYQGTNIGDNRYFDIARCNNAIAYIPAGSLPPEVKKKFLGQFYALRAIVYFELTRLYGGVPLVLDPQNPDKLELSGRVSAKACFTQIVSDLDAAMTNLDGVTWDDGTGRGKITKAAAAALKAKALLYWASPQFNPTDNASHPYEAQRWQTAFQASKEAYELCQAAGRALMPNYNEIFLKEGIANTEAVLLRSYSATSPKRYTIVERASRPASEGGAPADYYVPTTLLLKAYRMKDGTPASGDNLLYDDALFWKNRDPRFKNTIVYNGADWPLSGKTGRKQWNYTNADGESSIKSFYCKKFVNPSLSSASVGIFNDIGGNGMDWIEIRFAEVMMNYAESANETGDLALAKELVRSIRQRAGIEQGKYDYGLSLAANKEQMRDLLMNERQIEFAFEGKRYHDLRRTRRMHTLEGTIQTYLFETKSDALKKKLEAKNAAGIMHRESLDMNNRDTVLNYFKYPYNLRTESANGAFAFRDYYYFYPLPNTFMSSSPLLEQTIGYEGGTFDPLNN, encoded by the coding sequence ATGAAAAGACATTTTACATACATAATAGCCTTATTGGTGGCGTCGAGTACAGCCCTGATGACACAGAGCTGTAAAGATGATTTTTTTGAGCTCGTAGATCATGGTGGTCTGGACGCCCGCATTTGGGAAAACGAAGGTGCCATTGAATACTATCTGGCTGGTACCTATAGCATGATCATGCCTTCCCATCCGCATGAAGTCACAACAAACGATATGCAGATGCACTATGCCAGTGACGAAAACTACTTTTCGGGAACGAATGCAGCCAGCAAAAAAGTATTGGGTCTAAGTGGCGAAATTACCCTTAATGATGTCAAATACATTGCCACCAAATACCAGGGCACCAATATTGGCGACAACCGCTACTTTGACATTGCACGCTGCAACAATGCGATCGCCTATATTCCAGCAGGGAGCCTGCCGCCAGAAGTTAAGAAGAAATTTTTAGGACAGTTTTATGCCCTACGCGCCATAGTGTATTTTGAGCTCACACGGCTTTACGGTGGCGTGCCCCTTGTACTCGACCCCCAAAATCCAGACAAACTGGAGTTAAGTGGTCGGGTATCCGCCAAAGCATGCTTTACACAAATCGTCAGCGACCTAGATGCTGCAATGACCAATTTAGATGGCGTAACCTGGGACGATGGCACTGGCCGAGGTAAGATTACCAAAGCAGCAGCAGCAGCACTGAAAGCCAAAGCACTGCTATATTGGGCCAGTCCACAGTTTAATCCAACCGACAATGCTTCCCATCCCTATGAAGCACAACGGTGGCAAACTGCTTTTCAGGCAAGCAAAGAAGCTTATGAACTCTGTCAAGCTGCTGGTCGGGCCTTAATGCCCAACTATAATGAAATCTTTTTAAAAGAAGGTATAGCCAATACAGAAGCGGTACTACTTCGTTCCTATTCTGCCACATCACCTAAGCGTTACACCATTGTCGAGCGTGCCTCGCGCCCCGCTTCCGAAGGCGGAGCACCAGCAGATTATTATGTTCCGACCACCCTTTTGCTCAAAGCCTATCGCATGAAAGATGGCACACCCGCCAGCGGGGATAACCTCCTATATGATGACGCGCTTTTTTGGAAAAACAGAGATCCACGATTCAAAAACACCATTGTGTATAACGGTGCAGACTGGCCATTGAGCGGCAAGACCGGACGAAAACAGTGGAACTACACCAATGCAGACGGAGAATCCTCCATAAAATCCTTTTATTGCAAAAAATTTGTCAATCCATCACTTTCATCCGCATCTGTGGGCATTTTCAATGACATAGGCGGCAATGGTATGGACTGGATTGAAATCCGATTTGCCGAAGTCATGATGAACTATGCTGAATCAGCAAATGAAACAGGCGATCTGGCGCTCGCTAAAGAACTGGTACGTAGTATCCGGCAACGTGCAGGCATCGAACAGGGGAAGTACGATTACGGTTTGTCCCTTGCTGCCAACAAAGAACAGATGCGCGATTTACTGATGAACGAACGGCAAATTGAATTCGCCTTTGAAGGCAAGCGCTATCACGACCTACGACGGACCCGTCGCATGCATACCCTCGAAGGAACGATCCAAACGTATCTGTTCGAAACCAAATCCGATGCTTTAAAGAAAAAATTAGAAGCAAAGAACGCTGCCGGGATCATGCATCGCGAGAGTTTGGACATGAACAACCGAGATACCGTATTAAATTACTTCAAATATCCCTACAATTTACGTACAGAAAGCGCGAATGGAGCCTTTGCTTTCCGCGATTATTATTATTTCTACCCACTACCAAATACCTTTATGAGCTCCTCGCCACTGCTCGAGCAAACAATCGGTTATGAAGGCGGTACATTCGATCCACTAAACAACTAA
- a CDS encoding SusC/RagA family TonB-linked outer membrane protein, translating to MNYRFFKKSVLKRSIKLLYPLLALSPAPVFALPTTNSPRLLSTKFAGVTGRVLDQDGKPVHGATILVKGSKAGVKTGEDGVFHINLPADNTVIVVSYVGYKVQEIDTKGKTNITIRLESNTSIDEVVVVGYGTKKRREVLGAVASVDPKEIQDIPAANIAAALRDRVAGLGVSESSGRPGAAVTLNVRNAFASDQAKLQGVTNEPLYVIDGIISSSDVFENLDASMVENISILKDASAAIYGASGAKGVILVTTKRGQVGKTQLTYNGYLGISDATVKPKMLSAYQHAKLLNETYTLNNAQPTDFFSDEDLAYLKTNPYKSWYDELWKPSKMERHNLSISGGSEKITFFAGGSYQKEDGNYAGMSQQKYSFRSGFNTQIIDGLKADVAFNVNNTKTNSQNSLSDDRDQNFYQTLITTPQWVPIQIDGLPVNFSNINANSNTNPLAIINSGYYQKRSNANYSINASLNYAPEYLKGFSARIQISNSGTSSSGQEYLPAYDLYEFVRTGNNNKLYTNTVDKVFRMDGSKTRILPSLGKGNSYQGNIVLQYGNTFGKHSLDLMVGAEQSASNAEGLSAYWTNQQLLNLDEYWAFDQSTFTRSDRSITEAVKRSFFGRLNYDYKKKYLLEVITRVDASSNFAKGNIWGVFPTVATGWVVSDEQFFKDLNYISYLKLRANYGLVGEDRVLARLWQERFSVDLVNTGYLYGETPVASLNPTIIANPDISWEKHRTFNFGIESRWFDNKLSFGFEYYLRNSYDVFDKGNDENFPMYAGFKAPVVNYQKRRGWGTEFSLGYQNTFSNGFKLSTNMNFGYSASYTTQMYFNKFQLWDFSYPDWKVEMGTDSRKYNSSNYGLIYQDMLRTQQEVDNFLAKNPNYTIDGKVPQVGWTVYEDTNGDGKITEKDLTTMFDNTSPVFSTGITVGLAYKSFSLNTNFRAVFGGKAFYESQAMTAPTALVNVPSFWEDHWSLENPNGKFPRYDDAAMMKKWNSTFWAEDATTIRINNMVFNWSVPKTFTDKINVRSLKLMLSGNNLWTIVAPFKHRDPYSSSLYNYPTIRTISFGLNFGI from the coding sequence ATGAATTATCGATTTTTCAAAAAATCCGTGCTAAAGCGGAGTATCAAGCTTCTTTATCCCCTGCTTGCGCTCTCGCCAGCTCCGGTTTTTGCATTACCAACAACAAATTCGCCACGTTTATTATCCACAAAATTTGCCGGTGTCACCGGTCGTGTGCTTGATCAAGACGGCAAGCCCGTCCACGGCGCAACTATTCTGGTCAAAGGCAGCAAAGCCGGCGTAAAAACAGGAGAAGATGGCGTGTTCCATATCAACCTTCCTGCAGACAATACAGTTATTGTTGTGAGCTATGTGGGCTATAAAGTACAAGAAATAGACACGAAAGGCAAAACCAATATCACAATCCGACTCGAATCCAATACCAGCATAGATGAGGTTGTCGTGGTCGGATACGGCACAAAAAAACGACGCGAAGTCTTGGGGGCCGTGGCCTCTGTCGACCCAAAAGAAATCCAGGACATCCCGGCAGCCAACATTGCCGCAGCCTTACGCGACCGCGTTGCAGGATTGGGCGTCAGTGAGTCTTCGGGCAGGCCAGGCGCAGCAGTTACCCTTAACGTTCGTAATGCTTTCGCCTCAGACCAAGCCAAATTGCAAGGAGTAACCAATGAGCCACTGTATGTTATTGACGGTATTATTTCATCATCCGATGTCTTTGAAAACCTGGATGCATCCATGGTAGAAAACATTTCGATTCTTAAAGACGCATCAGCAGCCATTTATGGTGCCTCCGGAGCAAAAGGGGTTATCCTTGTTACCACCAAGAGAGGCCAGGTAGGAAAGACACAGCTCACCTACAACGGTTACCTCGGTATCTCAGACGCTACCGTAAAGCCAAAAATGCTTTCAGCATATCAACACGCCAAATTATTGAATGAAACCTACACACTCAATAATGCCCAACCCACAGACTTCTTTTCGGATGAAGACTTAGCCTATTTAAAAACAAATCCGTATAAAAGTTGGTATGATGAACTTTGGAAACCCTCTAAAATGGAACGCCATAACCTATCCATTTCCGGCGGAAGTGAAAAGATAACCTTCTTTGCAGGCGGAAGCTATCAAAAAGAAGACGGTAACTATGCAGGTATGAGCCAACAGAAATACTCCTTCCGATCCGGCTTCAACACACAAATTATTGATGGTTTAAAAGCTGATGTTGCGTTTAATGTAAACAATACAAAGACCAATAGCCAAAATAGCCTATCCGACGACCGCGATCAAAACTTCTATCAAACCCTGATCACGACGCCGCAATGGGTACCCATACAGATCGATGGCCTACCGGTAAACTTCAGTAACATCAATGCCAATAGCAATACCAATCCACTGGCAATTATCAACTCAGGCTATTACCAAAAACGCAGTAACGCAAATTATAGCATTAACGCCTCCCTAAACTATGCGCCAGAATACCTCAAAGGATTCAGTGCCCGCATACAGATCTCCAATTCGGGAACATCTTCCAGTGGCCAAGAATACCTCCCAGCTTACGATCTATACGAGTTTGTACGCACAGGCAACAACAATAAGCTCTACACCAACACCGTAGACAAAGTGTTTCGTATGGATGGTAGCAAGACAAGGATTTTACCATCCTTGGGCAAAGGAAATAGTTACCAGGGAAATATCGTATTACAATATGGAAATACTTTTGGAAAGCATAGCCTTGATCTCATGGTAGGTGCAGAACAGTCGGCTTCCAATGCAGAAGGATTATCCGCTTACTGGACCAATCAACAGCTGCTAAATTTAGATGAATATTGGGCATTTGACCAATCAACTTTCACGCGGTCCGACCGTTCAATCACCGAAGCCGTCAAACGATCCTTCTTTGGACGGCTCAATTACGATTACAAGAAAAAGTATCTCCTTGAGGTGATTACACGTGTCGATGCCTCCTCCAATTTTGCGAAAGGTAATATCTGGGGGGTATTCCCCACGGTAGCGACGGGTTGGGTGGTCAGTGATGAACAATTTTTTAAAGACCTCAATTATATCAGCTACTTAAAATTACGAGCCAACTATGGACTGGTAGGTGAAGATCGCGTATTAGCACGACTATGGCAAGAACGGTTCAGTGTCGACCTCGTCAATACAGGCTATCTCTACGGCGAAACACCCGTCGCATCACTCAACCCAACCATTATTGCCAATCCCGATATCTCCTGGGAGAAACACCGTACCTTTAACTTCGGAATAGAATCCCGCTGGTTTGACAACAAACTGAGCTTTGGGTTCGAATACTATCTCCGAAACTCGTACGATGTATTTGACAAAGGTAACGACGAGAATTTCCCGATGTACGCCGGATTCAAAGCTCCAGTCGTCAACTACCAGAAACGGAGAGGCTGGGGTACCGAATTTTCCTTGGGATACCAAAACACCTTCTCCAACGGATTCAAACTTTCCACCAATATGAACTTTGGCTATTCGGCAAGCTACACCACCCAAATGTATTTCAACAAATTCCAACTATGGGATTTCTCCTATCCAGACTGGAAGGTGGAAATGGGGACAGACTCCCGTAAATACAACAGTTCAAATTATGGACTGATCTATCAAGATATGTTGCGCACACAACAGGAAGTCGATAATTTCTTGGCCAAAAACCCCAACTATACCATCGATGGCAAAGTACCACAGGTCGGCTGGACCGTATACGAAGACACCAATGGTGATGGCAAGATCACAGAAAAAGATCTAACCACCATGTTTGATAATACATCGCCGGTTTTTTCAACAGGGATTACCGTTGGTTTGGCTTATAAATCATTCTCCTTAAACACCAATTTCAGGGCCGTATTTGGCGGAAAAGCATTCTATGAGTCCCAAGCCATGACCGCTCCTACCGCATTGGTGAATGTTCCGAGTTTTTGGGAAGACCATTGGTCGCTGGAAAACCCCAATGGAAAATTCCCACGATATGACGATGCTGCAATGATGAAAAAGTGGAATTCTACCTTTTGGGCAGAAGATGCCACAACCATCCGGATCAACAATATGGTGTTCAACTGGAGTGTCCCTAAAACCTTTACAGATAAGATCAATGTACGCTCGCTCAAGCTGATGCTGTCGGGGAACAACCTATGGACGATTGTCGCACCATTTAAACACCGCGACCCCTATTCCTCTTCCTTGTACAATTACCCCACAATCCGTACCATTTCCTTTGGTTTAAACTTTGGTATTTAA
- a CDS encoding PD-(D/E)XK nuclease family transposase — protein sequence MLLIEFLNSLFEGEKIISDLFYKSIAYDGDQEDMRRVVFDLHCVGTDGEIFIIEMQQLFQEYFKYRAIYYT from the coding sequence ATTCTTTTAATCGAATTCCTCAATAGCTTATTTGAAGGTGAGAAAATAATTTCCGATTTATTTTATAAGTCTATAGCGTATGACGGTGATCAAGAAGATATGCGAAGGGTTGTTTTTGATTTACATTGTGTCGGTACAGATGGAGAGATATTTATTATAGAGATGCAGCAATTATTTCAGGAATATTTCAAGTATCGCGCTATCTATTATACGTGA